Proteins from a genomic interval of Salvelinus alpinus chromosome 7, SLU_Salpinus.1, whole genome shotgun sequence:
- the LOC139581081 gene encoding cullin-4B isoform X3, whose product MESHVEGLPSPNPPPPTQEGRPTASDVNNDSSSTTNSKKRKINRSEREDIDSISSSPKTHSSSSSSTSQQIQKKLRFGDSVDFIGLDVKMAEESSSASCSNNTKTVFLAGVVGHHANGLTKTAGSTTFSNSKPGAAKKLVIKNFKEKPKLPENYTHETWQKLKEAVEAIQNSTSIKYNLEELYQAVENLCSHKISARLYKQLRVVCEDHIKAQIDQFREDVLDSTLFLKKIDNCWQDHCRQMIMIRSIFLFLDRTYVLQNSMLPSIWDMGLELFRFYIISDLKVQSKTIYGILLLIERERSGETIDRSLLRSLLSMLSDLQIYQDSFEQRFLEETNRLYAAEGQRLMQEREVPEYLHHVNKRLEEEADRVITYLDQSTQKPLIATVEKQLLGEHLTSTLQKGLNHLLDENRIQDLCLLYQLFSRVRGGVLVLLQHWIEYIKAFGSTIVINPEKDKTMVQELLDFKDKVDHIIDICFIKNEKFVNAMKEAFETFINKRPNKPAELIAKHVDSKLRAGNKEATDEELEKMLDKIMIIFRFIYGKDVFEAFYKKDLAKRLLVGKSASVDAEKSMLSKLKHECGAAFTSKLEGMFKDMELSKDIMVQFKQCQNIPGNIELTVNILTMGYWPTYIPMEVHLPAEMVRLQEIFKTFYLGKHSGRKLQWQSTLGHCVLKAEFKEGKKELQVSLFQTLVLLMFNEGEELTLEEIKLATGIVPIESIHTP is encoded by the exons ATGGAATCGCATGTAGAAG GTTTACCTTCCCCTAATCCCCCACCGCCAACCCAAGAGGGTAGACCAACCGCTTCAGATGTAAATAACGACAGCAGTAGTACCACGAATTCGAAGAAGAGGAAAATAAACCGTTCTGAGAGGGAAGACATTGATTCAATATCGTCATCTCCTAAAACCCACAGTTCCTCTTCGTCCTCCACTTCGCAACAAATCCAGAAGAAGTTGAGGTTCGGAGATTCAGTAGATTTCATAGGACTGGATGTGAAAATGGCTGAGGAGTCGTCATCTGCATCGTGTTCTAACAAcacgaaaacagtttttttggctGGGGTTGTTGGGCATCATGCAAACGGGCTGACGAAAACTGCAGGCTCCACTACCTTCTCCAACAGCAAACCTGGAGCTGCAAAGAAACTAGTAATCAAGAACTTTAAAG AAAAACCCAAATTGCCAGAGAACTACACACACGAGACCTGGCAAAAACTAAAGGAGGCGGTCGAGGCCATTCAAAACAGCACTTCAATCAAGTACAATCTTGAGGAACTCTACCAG GCTGTCGAGAACCTCTGCTCCCATAAGATATCTGCCAGGCTCTACAAACAGCTGCGGGTGGTTTGTGAAGACCACATCAAGGCACAAATCGATCAATTCAGAGA GGATGTACTGGACAGTACCCTCTTCCTAAAGAAAATAGACAACTGTTGGCAAGATCACTGTAGACAAATG ATCATGATTAGAAGTATATTTTTGTTCTTGGACCGCACCTATGTTTTACAAAACTCAATGCTCCCATCAATCTG GGACATGGGCCTAGAGTTGTTTAGGTTTTACATAATCAGCGACCTGAAAGTCCAGAGCAAGACCATCTACGGCATCCTGCTGCTCATCGAGAGGGAGCGCAGCGGAGAGACCATCGACCGCAGCCTGCTCCGGAGCCTACTGAGCATGCTCTCTGACCTGCAG ATTTATCAGGACTCCTTTGAGCAGCGCTTTCTGGAGGAGACTAATCGGCTGTATGCTGCTGAGGGACAGAGACTGatgcaggagagagag GTCCCAGAGTATCTCCATCACGTCAACAAACGCTTAGAGGAGGAAGCGGACAGAGTCATCACGTATCTAGACCAGAGCACACA AAAACCTCTCATTGCCACTGTGGAGAAGCAACTACTGGGTGAACATCTCACTTCAACTCTACAGAAAG GCTTGAATCACCTGCTAGATGAGAACAGAATCCAGGACTTGTGTCTTCTCTATCAGCTTTTCAGTCGCGTGAGAGGGGGCGTGCTAGTCCTCCTACAGCATTGGATCGAGTACATCAAG GCCTTTGGAAGTACGATCGTCATTAACCCTGAGAAGGACAAGACCATGGTACAGGAGCTCCTGGACTTCAAGGACAAGGTGGACCACATCATCGACATCTGCTTCATAAAGAACGAGAAGTTTGTCAATGCCATGAAGGAGGCTTTTGAGACCTTCATCAACAAGAGACCAAACAAACCTGCTGAGCTCATAG CAAAACACGTGGATTCAAAGCTTAGGGCGGGTAACAAGGAGGCGACGGACGAGGAGCTGGAGAAGATGTTGGACAAGATCATGATCATCTTCCGATTCATTTATG GCAAAGATGTTTTTGAGGCCTTCTACAAGAAAGATCTGGCCAAGAGGTTGCTGGTGGGAAAGAGTGCCTCCGTGGATGCTGAGAAGTCTATGCTGTCGAAACTGAAACATG AATGTGGAGCAGCATTCACCAGCAAGCTGGAAGGCATGTTCAAGGACATGGAGCTTTCCAAGGACATCATGGTGCAGTTCAAACAG TGTCAAAACATCCCTGGTAACATTGAGCTGACGGTGAACATCCTCACCATGGGCTACTGGCCCACCTACATCCCAATGGAGGTCCATCTGCCCGCAGAG atggtgcGACTGCAGGAGATTTTCAAGACGTTTTACCTGGGCAAGCACAGCGGCAGGAAGCTACAGTGGCAGTCGACGTTAGGCCATTGTGTTTTAAAAGCTGAATTTAAAGAG